One stretch of Arachis duranensis cultivar V14167 chromosome 1, aradu.V14167.gnm2.J7QH, whole genome shotgun sequence DNA includes these proteins:
- the LOC107493539 gene encoding uncharacterized protein LOC107493539 gives MRLSVETTASDQDETEQFGEWLLKVGDGLIGDNMDGESEICLPGDIVIPSSDQAFDELVHFSYPNILENMSSKDFFKARTILAPTLDIVEEVNNHLMAIIPGGEKLYLSSDSICMDEGNMESQLDLYGPELLNSINCSGFPPHKLILKVGVPVILLRNIDQSSGLCNGTRLQVRKLGNHVIECEVLTGNNVGHIALIPRMNMVPTNETVPVRFQRRQFPIIVSFAMTINKSQGQTLSHVGLYLPRPVFTHGQLYVALSRVKSKRGLKVLLMNHVGMSANSTINVVYREVFEKIVF, from the coding sequence ATGAGACTCTCTGTAGAGACGACTGCTTCAGATCAAGACGAGACAGAGCAATTTGGTGAGTGGTTATTGAAAGTTGGTGATGGTCTAATAGGTGACAATATGGATGGTGAATCTGAGATATGTCTTCCAGGAGATATTGTTATTCCTTCTTCGGACCAGGCATTTGATGAGTTAGTTCATTTTTCTTATCCAAATATTCTGGAAAACATGTCCTCAAAGGATTTTTTCAAAGCAAGAACTATACTGGCTCCTACACTAGACATTGTTGAAGAGGTCAACAACCATCTAATGGCTATCATTCCTGGAGGAGAAAAATTATATCTTAGTTCGGATTCCATATGTATGGATGAAGGGAATATGGAGAGTCAACTAGATCTCTATGGTCCTGAATTACTGAATAGCATAAATTGCTCTGGTTTTCCTCCACAtaaattaatactcaaggtTGGTGTTCCGGTGATATTACTGAGGAATATTGACCAATCCAGTGGTCTTTGTAATGGTACAAGGCTACAAGTTAGAAAACTTGGAAATCATGTCATAGAATGTGAAGTCTTAACGGGTAACAATGTTGGTCATATTGCTTTGATTCCAAGAATGAATATGGTACCAACAAATGAAACCGTCCCAGTTAGATTCCAACGAAGACAGTTTCCCATAATAGTATCGTTTGCCATGACAATTAATAAGTCTCAGGGACAAACTTTATCTCATGTTGGATTGTACTTGCCCAGACCAGTTTTTACACATGGCCAACTATATGTGGCACTTTCAAGAGTTAAGAGTAAGAGAGGTTTAAAAGTTTTACTTATGAATCACGTAGGAATGTCTGCAAATTCAACTATCAATGTTGTTTATAGAGAAGTCTTTGAAAAAATAGTATTCtaa
- the LOC107493529 gene encoding uncharacterized protein LOC107493529, protein MKLGLEGAKRVKKFFYRIPITVLQDTVKYDCFMISSDEDLQVMFLCRRQFLEVRTPELLAKLVDVVSSSGGLNRNTTTLATPAGSSSRPAVGSSSVPVYQPVVQPVASPSFAVDLNGSVGDKVGSRKNLLNALLGVAPLGVGDGLLGDAEEDGVEPDMIDDDSGDDIGASEPALAVGGSSSVTQQYSPHFSSLDLDAMRQEGVFGHSVGFRARVAEGTTGLTEFQVGQQFQDKDEALLSVKTYSIRRGVQYKVVESDYRRYVGKCSEFGNGCTWLIRLSLRQRKGIWEVKRYNGPHTCLATSISSDHRSLDYHVISAFIMPMVRADASVSIKVLLNATAAHFGFRPTYRRVWMAKQKVVALIYGDWDESYNELPRWVLGVQLTMPGTVAVLRTSPVRVGGQVDESQAYFHRLFWTFPPCIEAFRHCKPLVSIDGTHLYGKYGGTLLIAIVQDGNSNILPVAFALVEGENAESWTFFLSHLRQHVTPQPGLLVISDRHNGIKPALEAPDGGWLPPSVYHAFCIRHVAANFALTFKGKDARRLLVNAAYATPTISFSLGSYRVSLASWTCDCGYFQALHFPCQHALACCAYSRVNWTTYVHSMYRISSVFSVYQMGFTPPIPEGFWPSYDGPTVIPDPDKRRAREGHPRSTRIRTNMDEADPNRPKRCGLCR, encoded by the coding sequence ATGAAGCTCGGTCTGGAAGGTGCGAAGCGGGTTAAGAAGTTTTTCTATCGCATTCCAATCACGGTGCTCCAGGATACCGTGAAGTATGATTGTTTCATGATTAGTAGCGATGAGGACTTGCAAGTAATGTTTCTTTGTCGGCGGCAGTTTCTGGAGGTGAGGACACCAGAGTTGTTGGCAAAGCTGGTTGATGTGGTATCCAGCTCAGGGGGTTTGAATCGGAATACCACCACTTTAGCCACGCCAGCCGGTTCTAGTTCCCGGCCTGCCGTTGGTTCTTCCTCCGTCCCTGTGTACCAGCCAGTGGTCCAACCTGTCGCCTCCCCGTCTTTTGCTGTTGATCTCAATGGCAGCGTAGGCGACAAGGTAGGTTCAAGGAAAAATCTGCTGAACGCTTTACTGGGCGTTGCACCGCTTGGCGTTGGAGACGGATTGTTGGGTGATGCAGAGGAGGATGGCGTCGAGCCGGATATGATTGACGATGACAGCGGCGATGATATTGGAGCGAGTGAGCCTGCATTGGCGGTAGGTGGTTCTAGCTCTGTCACACAACAGTATTCACCACATTTTTCCTCTTTGGACTTGGATGCCATGAGGCAGGAGGGGGTTTTTGGGCACTCTGTTGGATTCAGAGCTAGAGTTGCGGAAGGGACTACTGGTCTGACAGAGTTCCAGGTTGGTCAACAATTTCAGGATAAAGATGAGGCCCTGTTAAGTGTGAAGACTTACAGCATCCGGCGAGGGGTACAATACAAGGTAGTCGAGTCTGATTATCGCCGGTATGTGGGCAAGTGTTCTGAGTTTgggaatgggtgcacatggttgattcgACTTAGTCTCCGGCAGCGGAAGGGCATTTGGGAGGTCAAACGATACAATGGACCTCACACTTGTCTTGCCACCTCCATCTCGAGTGACCACAGGAGTTTGGATTATCATGTGATATCGGCGTTCATTATGCCAATGGTTAGGGCTGATGCATCCGTCAGCATTAAGGTGCTCCTGAATGCCACAGCAGCACACTTTGGGTTTAGGCCGACTTACAGGAGGGTCTGGATGGCGAAGCAGAAGGTTGTTGCCCTCATTTACGGTGACTGGGATGAGTCATACAACGAGCTGCCCAGGTGGGTGTTAGGAGTCCAGTTGACAATGCCTGGTACTGTTGCAGTCCTAAGGACTAGCCCCGTTCGAGTTGGAGGACAGGTAGACGAGTCTCAAGCTTATTTTCACAGACTTTTCTGGACGTTTCCACCGTGCATCGAGGCATTCCGTCATTGCAAGCCGCTAGTCAGCATCGACGGCACCCATCTGTATGGCAAGTACGGGGGAACGTTGCTCATCGCAATTGTACAGGACGGGAACTCCAACATTCTACCTGTTGCATTTGCACTAGTAGAGGGTGAGAATGCTGAGTCTTGGACATTCTTTCTCTCCCACCTTCGTCAGCACGTGACACCGCAGCCGGGTCTGCTGGTTATATCGGATAGGCATAACGGCATCAAGCCTGCGCTTGAGGCTCCTGACGGAGGTTGGTTACCTCCATCTGTATACCATGCATTCTGCATTCGACACGTAGCTGCTAATTTTGCCCTTACCTTCAAGGGCAAAGACGCACGGAGGCTTCTTGTGAATGCGGCATATGCCACTCCGACTATTTCCTTCTCATTGGGTAGCTACAGAGTATCGCTTGCCTCTTGGACATGTGACTGCGGGTACTTCCAGGCGCTTCATTTCCCATGTCAGCACGCACTTGCATGTTGTGCCTACTCACGGGTAAACTGGACCACTTATGTTCACAGCATGTATAGGATTAGTTCGGTATTCAGTGTGTATCAGATGGGATTCACCCCTCCGATTCCAGAGGGTTTCTGGCCATCATACGATGGGCCCACTGTGATACCGGACCCTGACAAGAGGCGTGCGAGAGAGGGTCATCCGAGGTCCACCAGGATACGAACAAATATGGATGAGGCAGATCCAAACCGTCCAAAGAGATGTGGCCTATGTCGCTAA